In Gracilibacillus salitolerans, the sequence ACCACCAGGCACATGCTCGATTAGATGAGCAGGATACAGCAGAAGGTCATGCCGTTCGAGCGGTTTATTTATATGCTGGGATGGCAGACCTCGCAAAGTATACCAACTCAGAAAAGTGGAAAAAACGTTTAGAAATCTTATGGGGAAATGTTGTGGAAAAAAGAATGTATGTTACAGGAGGAATCGGTTCACAAGGTCATGGGGAACGCTTTACATTAGACTATGACTTGCCAAACAATGTGGCATACGCGGAAACATGCGCATCGATCGGGTTAGTGTTTTGGGCTCAACGAATGTTACAAATTGAAGCAAAACAAACATATGGAGATGTGATGGAAAAAGCACTGTATAATGGTGTTTTAAGCGGCATGTCACTGGATGGTAAGAAATATTTTTATGTTAATCCATTAGAGATGAATCCTGAAGTAACCGAATACCGTCATGATCATCAACATGTTGAATCCGAAAGGGTAGGGTGGTTCGGTTGTGCTTGTTGTCCACCCAATATCGCGAGATTGTTAACGTCACTTGGTAACTATATTTATACGCAAAAAGAGAATACGATATATACACATCTATATGTCGGTAACCAAACAAGCTTTCAAATAAATGATCAAGAGGTTATGCTTACACAAAAGACAGACTATCCATGGTCAGGGGAAGTTAGCATGTCACTTCAGTTAGACAAGAGTGATATATTTACTTTAGCATTCCGACAACCAGCGTGGTCTAATCATATTCGTGTAATGATTAATGGTACAAAGGTAAAATTAGACACAATAAAAGATGGTTACATTTATTTATCTCAACAATGGAAGGATCGGGATGAAGTGACTATTGAATTTGATATGAGTGTTCATATCGTTCGTTCAAATCCAAAAGTAAGAGAAAATGCTGGAAAAGTAGCACTTCAAAGAGGCCCGATTATCTATTGTTTAGAAGAAGTAGATAATGGCAGCAATCTACATGCGATGAAAATCAATCCACGCGAACAGGTGACCGTAATAAATAGTTCATTAGATTTAGAGAGTGTCCCAGTTATTAAAGGAACTGGTGTAAGAGAGTCGGCATCATTCGGGCTATATATGTTTGATCAAGAACCTGAGGAAGACATAATAGAATGGCAAGCAATCCCATACAGCTATTGGGGGAATCGTGGAAAAGGTGAAATGTTGGTCTGGCTTCGAGAAAATTAATACGATAAAAAAACTATATTATACAAAAGGAGGGCTTTACATATAATTAATGTTTTCTTAATTTATCATTTTCCATCTCCCTATTAAAAATATGTTATGATGGTCCTATAATTATTGCGTTTGTTTTGGTATGAAAACCAGGAGGAAGATTATGATCGACTTTACAAAGAGACAAAAAGATATTATGCATATTTTAACAAAGCATGAGCCTATTACTGCAGAACAAATTGCAGAAATGCTTGGTGTAAGTAAAGGAACACTTCGTTCAGATTTAGCTGTGTTAGTGATGACAGGCCATATTGAAGCAAAACCAAAAGTAGGTTACTTTTTATCCAAAGGTAACCAGGCCAATCAACAAGATGTTTGGAAGGAAACGCTTGTCAAAGATATTCAAGGCGTTGCCGTTACTGTACAGGGCACCACCACTGTGAATGATGCTGTTATATCACTATTTTTAGAGGATGTTGGATCGCTGATTGTTGTCAATGATAATAACCAATTAGAGGGGATAATATCTCGTAAAGATCTACTAAAAGTAACCTTAGGAAATCCTCAAGCAACATCGATGCCGGTACAATTAGTAATGACTAGGCAACCAAAGGTCTACACGATTGAAGCAGATAAAAGTGTTTACGAAGCAGCGAAAATGATGGTGTATTACGAAGTGGATAGTTTACCTGTTGTAAAACCTATCGATGATAGCCAAGCTTTTAAAGTGATTGGTCGTATCACCAAAACAAACATTGTAAAAGCATTAATTGATATGGGATCTGAAGCACAGCATAAAGGGGAGTCTTAAGATGCGAGATAATCAGTCATTTATTTATGTATGTTCTGATGCAGTTGGAGAAACAGCAGAAGCGGTTGTTAGGGCAACGGTTAGACAATTTACCAATAGTAATGTGCAAGTAAAAAGATATAGTCATATCCAAACAGAAGAGGAAATTGAAGTAATTGTTCAAGAAGTAAGAGCAAATCATAGCTTTATAGCATATACACTAGTGCAACCTGAGTTGAGAGCAAAAATGCAACAGGACGCCATTCGCTATGATATACGAGCGGTTGATGTAATGGGGCCAATGATGCAAGCGTATATTGATACATTCAATGGTAATCCGAAACCAGAGCCTGGTCAGCGTCAAGTGTTAGATGAAGAGTACTTTAAAAGAATAGAAGCAGTAGAATTTGCGGTAAAATATGATGATGGAAAAGATGTAAG encodes:
- a CDS encoding pyruvate, water dikinase regulatory protein is translated as MRDNQSFIYVCSDAVGETAEAVVRATVRQFTNSNVQVKRYSHIQTEEEIEVIVQEVRANHSFIAYTLVQPELRAKMQQDAIRYDIRAVDVMGPMMQAYIDTFNGNPKPEPGQRQVLDEEYFKRIEAVEFAVKYDDGKDVRGLLLADVVLIGVSRTSKTPLSIFLAHKGIKTANLPILPDMEAPEELFQPADRMIIGLTIDPGHLLKIRTERLKTLGLPAQSKYASMDQIKRELKTANELMKKLDCPVINVSDKSIEETAGVIMKMRTER
- a CDS encoding glycoside hydrolase family 127 protein, with amino-acid sequence MKVNAETIPLKHVKITDDFWKRKIDLAKDVIIPYQWDALNDNIPGAAPSHAIENFRIAAGLSDGEFKGMVFQDSDVAKWLEAASYSLIYKYDPELEKTMDEVIELIGQSQLEDGYLNTYFTVKEPEKRWKDICHGHELYCAGHMIEAAVAFYEATRKDSLLKIVSKYVDYIITIIGAEERKLKTYPGHPELELALVKLYEVTGENKYFDLMVYFIEERGKQPSVFLKESSLGLANNDKWFHLDYHQAHARLDEQDTAEGHAVRAVYLYAGMADLAKYTNSEKWKKRLEILWGNVVEKRMYVTGGIGSQGHGERFTLDYDLPNNVAYAETCASIGLVFWAQRMLQIEAKQTYGDVMEKALYNGVLSGMSLDGKKYFYVNPLEMNPEVTEYRHDHQHVESERVGWFGCACCPPNIARLLTSLGNYIYTQKENTIYTHLYVGNQTSFQINDQEVMLTQKTDYPWSGEVSMSLQLDKSDIFTLAFRQPAWSNHIRVMINGTKVKLDTIKDGYIYLSQQWKDRDEVTIEFDMSVHIVRSNPKVRENAGKVALQRGPIIYCLEEVDNGSNLHAMKINPREQVTVINSSLDLESVPVIKGTGVRESASFGLYMFDQEPEEDIIEWQAIPYSYWGNRGKGEMLVWLREN
- a CDS encoding helix-turn-helix transcriptional regulator, coding for MIDFTKRQKDIMHILTKHEPITAEQIAEMLGVSKGTLRSDLAVLVMTGHIEAKPKVGYFLSKGNQANQQDVWKETLVKDIQGVAVTVQGTTTVNDAVISLFLEDVGSLIVVNDNNQLEGIISRKDLLKVTLGNPQATSMPVQLVMTRQPKVYTIEADKSVYEAAKMMVYYEVDSLPVVKPIDDSQAFKVIGRITKTNIVKALIDMGSEAQHKGES